Proteins encoded within one genomic window of Glycine soja cultivar W05 chromosome 1, ASM419377v2, whole genome shotgun sequence:
- the LOC114405717 gene encoding ABC transporter F family member 1-like translates to MVSDASKKKAAQKKVVSVAVMAAASFKGPDKVANGIAKIQISDWTCTSLQRYSNRMQPLKLLTNPFLGKNHSSDLVIWCRTPTDDP, encoded by the exons ATGGTGTCTGACGCCAGCAAGAAGAAGGCCGCACAGAAGAAGGTTGTCTCTGTCGCCGTTATGGCTGCTGCGTCTTTCAAAGGCCCCGACAAGGTCGCCAATGGAATTGCAAAGATTCAAATTTCGGATTGGACCTGCACCTCTCTCCAAAGATATTCGA aCCGTATGCAACCGTTGAAATTATTGACGAACCCTTTCTTGGGAAAGAATCATTCGTCTGACCTGGTGATCTGGTGTCGCACTCCAACGGATGATCCGTAG